GTATCACTGTCAGTACTGTGGCCTATCATGCGAAAGTTTCTTTGATATTGTTAATATTGATGGCAACTATAGTAATAATGTTGAAAGTAATTTTGCACTTGCTTGTCAGCTATGTAGCCCTTGTTTATTAATGGATCAATATGATATTAGTTATAATGGTCATGACCGACTCATTTATTTACCAGAAATTACTCAAGCACATTTAAATCTTATGGTAGCTGCAATGGCAAAGCTGAGTGTCTCTGAAGAAAATAAAGAGCATATTATATCGGCTAAAACGCTGTACTCAAGTTTAAAAGATCGTGTTCAGTTCTTAAAAGAAGTGTGTCAATCTGATTTGAGCCACCCTGGAACATTTTTATTTATTAATAATGGTGAAAATAAAAATTATGAATTGATTTCAGGAGTTCGGTTATTATTTCCCTTAAATCGGGTTGCTGAGATTATATTATGAACTTTATTCGAAGAGGGAGCTAAAATGGTTGATTTCTCTGAGCGTGTTGCAGAATACTGGAAGGCTTATAAAAATAGCAATATTAATCATGCCTTGATTAATTTTGAATTTATAGAGCAAGAAATTTATCAGGTAGATGCTAATGATCAGTCAAAAATGATTGAGCTTTTATCGTTTATTGAGGAACAAGAAAAAATAGTGATTGACCAAGAAGTTTTATTAAGATTGATGAGCGCATTACCCGCGGCTTATATGTTCTACTTGTTGCATCAACTAAATCGAAAAGATGCTGAATATGTGGCTGGTCTTATTGATAAAGCGAATGACCATAAAGATAAAGAAGATATTTATAAGAATTTTTATGATAGAAATATGTTATTTGAGAAGCTACAAATTGTTTCTCGTATATTTTCTTCAGATAGAGTTAACAAATTAATTAGTGTGTTAAGTGAATAATTGCTATGGCTTTGGTTGATAAATTATTTGATAATGTTGAAAGTTTTTTTGCTTGGTCTGGTTTATTACTCAAGCAATCGCATACTGCTTATTGTGATTTAGAAACAGCAGATAGCAAGCATGTGCTGGTGACTAAAAATGCCTCATTGATTTCAGTGATACGCATTGATGGCTTTCGGCGTTTTATTGGTAAAGCTGAATTTAAGCATCTGTGTGAGCAATTTTGTGAAGCGGTGCAAAGCTCGTTTTCTTCAACGGGCCATTTTTTGCAATTTTATTTTAGTTATGATCCCGATGGAGTTGCTTACCATATTGATCAGGCCTTACAACCTGGCCAAGAAACAGCCTCTAGAATTAATTTAAATATTGATGATATCTTTTTATCCAAGCAGAAAGTTTTGGGTGATGTTTGCTCTCATGAAGACTGTTTTTTGATTATTTGGACAGAGCCGAGTGCGCTGCAGGCCAAATATATTAAGCATGCTTTCAAGGTGCAGCATGAAAAGATCCAGTCTTATAACTTACCAATGGCTAAAGAGGCCGCGAATTTATTTTTAGGTTTGCCCGAACTTAGAAATTTACATGATTCGTTAATAACAACGGTCGTTGAAGATTTGCAACAAATTGGTTTTTATATTAAATTACTTGATGTTCATAGCACCTTGTATGAAACACGTAAATCAGTTGACCCGACATTTACCTCGCCTGAGTGGACTCCTTCTTTGCCAGGAGATACCATCCCTATTCGTTTGGAAGAAAATGACAGTGCGCATAATAACAGTTATGATATCTCTAACATTATGTGGCCACCTTTGTCTTCTCAGGTTATTCCTCGTGAAGGTGAAAATATCGACTTCAAAAATAGCACGCATTGGCGATACGTTATATGCCCCCTTATATGTTGAACTATTTCCTAAAAATGTCCGTCCTTTTTATGATTTGTTTCGGCGCGCAATTGCTTCTGATTTGCCTTGGCGTGTTTCATTTCACGTGTCGGGTCATGGAATTAAAGTCACACAGTCTAAGAATTGGTTGGCTCAATTTTTAACTTTTAGC
This genomic stretch from Piscirickettsia litoralis harbors:
- the icmJ gene encoding type IVB secretion system protein IcmJDotN is translated as MINLNLQAIPGNIIKFKRRKTNKTFQQLTEKIASQAQYHCQYCGLSCESFFDIVNIDGNYSNNVESNFALACQLCSPCLLMDQYDISYNGHDRLIYLPEITQAHLNLMVAAMAKLSVSEENKEHIISAKTLYSSLKDRVQFLKEVCQSDLSHPGTFLFINNGENKNYELISGVRLLFPLNRVAEIIL
- the icmW gene encoding type IVB secretion system protein IcmW; this encodes MVDFSERVAEYWKAYKNSNINHALINFEFIEQEIYQVDANDQSKMIELLSFIEEQEKIVIDQEVLLRLMSALPAAYMFYLLHQLNRKDAEYVAGLIDKANDHKDKEDIYKNFYDRNMLFEKLQIVSRIFSSDRVNKLISVLSE